gtatttaatttaacagcAACGTCAGACAATAACAACAAGTAAATAGATGAAAAATTTCTGCTGGAccaatcaatgaaaaatatatatatttaaaaaaactatgcaAAATACGCCAAAggaaaagttaataaataatttattattttgtattttacactgagcagaaaaaaattatatcggaaagtaaatattatctttacttcattttacaaagaaaaatatattttcttatcggAAGagtttatagttttttttacgagtttaaataaaatgaatgattttaaattagaatacgataaatttaaaagtaattttttgaatcatgtCGAAAAATTCttcacaaaaatatatattgtatttatattttttgctcaGTGTACGGTGTGCTGAGTGATGAGGATTACGGTCAGGAAATATGACTCTTTCTTTCACCATTGTGTGGATATATGAGAAGTTAACGTGTACTAATATAACGtaattcttaattaaatataacaatataataaaagaatgGAATTCAATGGAGAAGGATGTGCTACGCACtctcaattaaaatatatagctGTTTTCTACGTGATTTCTCGCCTTCTTCATGTCTGTTTTCCATGTATTTGTTactaagaaaaaatgaaaataaaacaatatatatatttgttgagAAAATAGTTCtactcaattaaataatttatttataattataattgatacctaattaaatcatttttttcccacagaaaaatattcaacgcAGGGTAAAAAGAACAAAGcagtcaaataattatttaaattaataatattttttaattttatttttattatacaagcAATTGTATACGATCATAAATCCATCTCTTTAAATTTCTTCTTACAAATCAATATCACAGTTTGGAGATCGACGACTTATTCTCAAGATACTCTAGTATGTAcacacaacaaaaaaaatattaatatataattatttacactctTTTTACAgacgattaaaataataatttattatttttttatctatagtttcttttcttcttttcttttttttcaacttttgagAAAACAAGGAGCACTTTGGAGTTCGCGAACAGCTTCGGCCCAGGCTTCAAGTCTGGGGGCACAAGCCAGGGTAAGATCGCCAAGTCTTTTCTTAGCCATTATCACAAATTCTCCCTGTCCATGTCGCGCATCGCAAGCTGTCGGTAGTCTGACTCTTATTTCTCTCTGAAGTCGGAGGTCACCTGAATCTATTTCGTTGTcctgtaaattaaaaataaatccaataaATACAAAACACATTAAATTCTAgcatcaaatgaaaaaaaaaaaaaataattttatcgtcAACTTACCTCAGTTTCTTCAACACGTCTCAGAGTTTTAGTCACTCGGAGGATAATTTCAGCGGCGTTGAGATCCGGCCTCTTTTCAACGGCACTGACTGTTCCACGAGCAACAAGATCACTCTTGCAGTAGGTCTCAGCAAGTTCTTCTTTAGTGCAGGGTCTGCACTCGGCTTCTTCATCTCTCCTAACATTTCTTCCCACGTTGTCGACATGCTCCAGCTCCAGGTCGTAACGTAACTTAACAGTACCACGAGCCGGAGTCGTTTCGTCCGCCTCGACATACAACGCTGCCAATTGTCCTCTGGAATGGAAGCACCGATGCAGCGCTTCGTGTTTACCATCACCGGGAGCATAAACAAGTCTCAAAGTCCCCTTGCCCTCGAGGTAAACTCGTGCTGGACCAGATGCTTTAACACACCCGCGGAAACTTCTCCCATCGTTTCCTCCAGATAAAACAACTCTCAGGGCACCCCGTGGATATCGCCACGATACGGTGCCTCTTGAGCATCTGAGATAAACTGGACGTACTCCCCGACCGCCTCCACcactataaaatataaataaacatatatttaataaattataaatataaatataaaatgaccTGGtcatcttttaattaaattaaattttttattgtttattttacaaGCCGGCTTTGTGTATACAATTTTATCGTCTTGCTGCTGATAAgattaaattctttataagCACGTGCATTCTACCGGAACGTTTACTTCTATTCTGAGGGATTTGATAATGAGGATAAATAAGAGGatggaaaataaatagaaGAGGTGGACTAGGAAGAATTAATGTAAGGATAAGAATTAGGAAAAGGAAAAgaagaagatgatgatgatgatgatgatgataaagaaggaggtaaataacaaaaataacagAGTATAACGACAAGAGGGCCGTTCCCCTTTGTCATAGGGAGCTAAACCGGTTCCGTGTAGTCGTATGACCGGTTTACATTTTGATAAAAGTTTACTTTCCTCCTGCAGCTATTAAATTATCGTCTCGCCTTGGCCAatacttacttacttacttacttacttatttttctttctctttttcaCTCCCTTTAACGACTCAGCGAGCAAACATACGCAACTTACAACTCAAATTTTCCAATCAAAAGCTACAAGTTGATTTACAATCATaccatatattgataatttttttattacacaaccattggatataaatatacatatgttaatgtataaatgtgtagtaattttaaaatcaccgTGACTCGAATCGGAATTCAATAGCTGAGAAATTTGTCACGGATTAACGAACGTTATTAGCAACCGCCAAAAAAGGTACTTGTGTATCTGAACCTCTtgttttgcttttattatcattagttATTGTATACAGAGAAAAAACAACTTAGAAAGACTGCAATTTCTGTTTACAAGAAATTATgccattggaaattttcaatctaaatatttttagtgaaaaaatttgatgacttcattcgaaattattttctttgtcGAAGAAATCTGAGCTTAGCTGAGATATGcgaactttattttttttttttttggagtaaacaaatttcgattttcttctgtcatcaaaaattatttttaaactttaatatgaaaattaataatttaataatttttattgatttactatttaaaaaaattttgtttttacaaaagtttatttttttttttcagtatataCTAAGTAAGAGACCCAatacccgatcagggaactattACCCGACcactcatatatttgtatatctatatttctcaaattttactaaatatagatatacaaatacacgCAGAGATCGGGAACTAGTTCTCTGATTGGGTACTAGGTCTTTTccttacacaaaaaaaaaagatcttcTGTCAAGAAAATGAATTAGAAGACAAACGTTTTCGGAAACgaaatcaagatttttttaagcCAAGAGAATTTGTCTCAGTCGAAGAAAATTCGTCTTAATCAGAGGAGATTTCTACTATATTTGAGAAAATcgaagttttcaaaaaactttcttgaatcaagaacaTTTACCTCAAGCcgagaatttgttttttttttttgtatatataatatatgtatataaatataatattcaaggaatagaataaaataaatggtaaTATTTGCAAATAAGGTATAGAAGTAAAGAAAGAATTCCaaggattttttattaagtcgTTGGTTCCGCTTCTATTACCATGAATTATAGCCTAGGGCTATGACTAGTCCAGCTATTTCATatgtatttgaattatattataaGAGTGAAAGGCTACTATACTACGGCACACACATCCGTAATAatgtgatataaatttaaaagagaaGAGATATCTGACTACTGCCAGAAATGGATAAAATTGGATTAATTTTCCCTCTTACTCCATTTCTGAtagttgttaattattttccgGTATAATTAGATAAAGTAAAAGCAAGACTTTTAGTGCGAgcgtttaattaattttacgaaattaCAAAACACGATAATTTGTTGCTGCTAATTACGAGAGAGCACGaggcttttatttttattatgctacTGAGATGAAGAAATCTGTACGTGCGTTGAATGTTTTATggtattatgaaataaaatgcaGTGGAATTGGACCAGATCaggtataaatatttaaaaaaagtgtcgTCAGATACTGACCTTCCAGTCCAGTCGCATTGATCTGCGGCGGGAACAATCGCATGCCCGTGTGTTGGTGCCGCCGAAATAGCAGCGGCAAAAATCACGATCAagattgacgataaaaaaataataccagGCATcatattgtttttgttttataaattatccacAGATCTTCATTAATCAACGCACTTTGTactccaatatttttttttaacagcaataattaaaatcaattgttaTGAAAGAATCATCACTTCATTCTGTCACAACTAAATATCAACAGCGtctctttaaaattatttataaattgatccactgttttaatgaaaagtatcactgctaataaaatttttttaaagacagTGTCAGAGTCCTTGAACTGCATCCAATTAGCTGAGAATCTAGATCGCTCTTAGGCAAGAACTGATTGATCTCAATGGAAATCACAAGTAGGATAATCACTAAAGTTGTAAGTATAGATCAGAATACtctgttgtaaataaattcaagaACTAaccagaaattataaataaatcgtaATAGCCGTCATGGATGATTTGGAGCTGATCATGCAAAAGCATGGACCGCACACTTGGTATCAACACCGTAGATCAGAAGCATGACGACGATCAACTGCTTGCTGCTGACACGAGACTGAAACTGGCTGGTGTGGATCCAGAAACAGCCAACCGAGCGTTAACCCAGTGGTTTTCGTTCCCCCACGACCACCGTACTGGTTGTCTCGAGTTCTCCAAGAAGAGGGGACTCCTCATGAACACAACACATATTACAACCACTGACACACAACATTCACACACACATTCATTTATATCCTGGAGTTTGTGTCACGCAATCATCACCAACGCACAGTCTCCAGTatcaaatgtatataaaagagGATCAAGATCTCTTGCGCAAGCGCATCTACCCCAAATACTAActcaataataaattggacGGGTTTTAATCGAGTACAAACAAGGCATGTCTCTTTACTCAGCTCTAAATtgacgtttatttattttttttttttttttaattatttataattctccCGCTCCAATTTAAATCACtagcatttaaattattttgtttactctCCGTAGATTATTATCAAGTCTtgataaactattttttacatcaagaGCAAGTTTCAAATTTACCAAACAAAGATCTGTTTACTTGAcacgagtttattttttaaattttaaaatatctttttagTTTCTCGAGCCTCCCACACTGCGACAGTTTGAAGCTGGGGATCTCGGGTTCAGGAGTTTAGTTTGAGGAAAGAAAAACAACCATGAGTAATAAAAAGAGTAAATAGGATTTAGAAAGAGCAACAAGTCGCCAAGAGCCCAGAGGCGACCTGTACAGTTTTATATGAATAACATGCTTACGCCTAATGTAATGTAACGTTACCTACTTAAACTCTGACtcgtattatatataagcTAGACAGTTAACGTTACCAAGAGTTTTGGCctgtaagtattttattaaacaaactgCTTTTGTgtttataaactttaaaactaaaaagacGTTTCCCATAATTTTTGCGTAGTCTTGAGCAAGGAGCGGCTGACAAATTatcataacataaataatctAGGTGGGCGCGCCACCCGCAGTGACTCTGCTTCGTCTCTGCGAAATTTCGGTCGTACTGGGAGCTGGGAGGTCACTAATGTTTTTCTACCTATCTTAAAACTTATAGAAACTTTCTAGTTATGTTAAGGACACGCCACGAGATATTAAAACTCTAATTTCAATGACAAAACCAACGATTGGGAAAGTTTtaaggtaaataaaaaaccattttttcttctttatttaCCTGGTTACCAAATGAACCACGACAAATTAATGTAGATTTCTTGTTATATATTAGCATTTACTttggataaattataatatatataaaaaaaaattatttttttattgtcgaCATTTTTGAGCAcgtgtaaaatttatattgtagaTGTTATATATTCTTTGTACAtgataatttatgtatatcATTTTGAGTAGTGTATCCGATGACATTATTTCTCAGCACACCAGATGATACAGCCACCGCACATTCTTCGGTTTCgtacttttaatatttaaaaaacatcttTGGTGATTATAACGTTACTTGCTGCTCTTGCCAACTAGTTCTGCTAATCCGGCgatcaaatgtttttttctagaaatttaaatagacaataaaaatacGGTGTCTATGaaggaataatttttaactaacgagatattacattgtaaaaaaattagcggagtgaatgtggagtggatgattgtttatttatttaatccccttgGATTGAAATTCCAGTCTTAAAAcgtgtttattttaatattaaaactccgaatcggagAGAATGTagactgaaataaaatccagatcactccgaaatcattcagctgaaaaaaaactccccgtttactccgtatgcgaagtaattttttctcaaactccagaactccgagtgacggagtaagttcgaattcaaaaaatcgtaatcactccgaattcactcccaattttttacagtgtattagATCAATATAGATCTAATTGTTTGCAACTTTAGATCTTCCAGATATCTATAGATCTATTCAGttttattcaaagttttttattctataaaatcgaaatttaaaattttttccgtttcattatttttctctgTTTAACTTTGATCCCCATTTATAAATACATCTAACTTTTAGATCCAAAttgatatcaatattttaatttagatctaaaatttatttgaattgttttttccCGCTATCACTTGAAACAaaaacttacaattttttatggttttattatcataaatctttaaaaatgatgatcTACGTATATCTAAATAGAAAGCACAATTGTTCTCTGttgatctaaattttttttttgactacatatatttataaatataaagctATGGAGATTGTATGTATTTAGTCGTCTGGTCgttgatgaattttatttgaccTAAAAATGACTGACGTCATCGGCGAGACAACGTCAACGTGTTACAActcattgtatatatatatttatgtatacatatacatatttaaaatatatatataagcccgaagataaaataaaacataaacgTTAACGTCCTAAGATTGAACGGGATGCGAGCGCAGGACAATTGGACTAAATTACGTACAAGCACGCGCCGCTTATATACAAGGGCCTCTTCAAAAACCAATTGGTCCACTCGCTCATCTCATCTCTGATGCTCGTGTACTATTAAATGACGTTCACTGCTGAGTcttttttatgtacttaaaaataacagaaatcCATCAAACTAACAcgcaatattattaaataataataaaacattatatatatatatatatatgtgcatgTTCATGTACACAACAAATGTACACAGGATATATTAAACGAATACTTCATGTATCTTAAATGAGCACAAGTTTAATATAATCGGTGCGGGGAATTAAAGGGATATAAAATGATAGAGAGAGAGGGCCAATGAATGATTAAGGGCAGCCGCGGAACCGCGCATTGCTtggtatatacatatatatataatatatgtaagtaAAAGAGTagagtatatttatatataagtaagaATATCGAGCCCTAGGCCACACGTCTGCTCCTGAAAATATATGCACTACCCCGCGGCCCTTGCCGCCACTTATCGCAGGAATACTTacaattacgaaaaaattcCGCTATATACAGTGAGTCAAAATGGTACTATACTACCTACtcgtttttttaaacttctccTGTTTATACTCTGATAGTGCTTGAGGCAGCCTCTGGTGAATTTTATGAGGGAGACCCATTTCCAAGGGCAGACACGCAGATCTGCGTTCTCTGCTATGCCGCGGGGTCCAACGCGCGATGGgaatagatatacatatacatatatatatatataatgtgtaAAATATCTTAAAGCAAAAAGTACCAAATCACACGTAGGTACACTTAACTTGCGATCAGCAACACAAGCAAACTGAGCGCGAATTAAAAGCCACGGTTCATCACTCGAGTTTTAAATTGAAGCAAATCTTATTTTCTACAACGGtgattatttgtattaatgtTTAACGCAATGAATAGACTCCCACGATATAATAACCCGGAATGATGAGCAGGAAAAATTTCTCAGTAAGAAATAAATGAGAAGGAACGTTCACGCGGAATTAGACCCGtgaataagttttaaaaaaatcaagtaaaaCAACAAACtgattggaaatattttagagaagatttaaaaaaaagcttgaGAACGGTCTCCACTTGAGTAAATGTTTAAACTGAGCGAAATAATTCAATCAATTAGCATTTCTCGCAACAGTCAACATCACGTCGTCTTAATCGCGTGGCCAGTCGACGATTCCCAGGATGACTTGGACTGATAAACTTACAAAGGAACTACCGAGGATACTTTCAAGACGGTAGTTCGCATGCTTACATatgtgtaatttatatttgtacatGCAACACACTTTTAAGTAAATGCTATTCGTattcatatttgtatataaaaatataaaattagtattattattaaattacagatATTACGACATCCTTATTAAAGCAAAGACAATAAACTTACACTTCTGCTTGGAAGGTTTCTTTGTCTACTTTGTCTGGTGTACACTCTGGTGGTTTTTGATGACAGTAAAAGATTCCAAGCAACTTCATGGCCATTTTATACTGATCCAGGGTGATAGTCCCAGTGCGTAATGGATCGAAGCTCTGGAATATTCCGTCAATGTGTCTGTGAAGATAGCAGAGTAAACAATGAAAGAAAAGagcaataaataatgatttaacgAACAAAAGAGGATTCGGTGAATCAATTGGCAATTCAGTTATCGTTGAGACATCACTTAAGAAACAGATTCTAAGGAATCTGAGGGTGCTGAGTTGGGTTGAGTGGGGAATGACTGGTGACTGCTGaggctgctgctgttgctgtgGATGTTAAAGTGAAGAAACGAGGAGACGAGTCGAGAAGAGACTGAAAGACAATTTGTTGTCGTATCCACTGATTATAGGTATAAGAATAAAGAGGGACGAATACGAATGAATCGTGAATTTTAGACAAAAGAGACAATTTATTCTGTCCAAGACCTTGTAAAATGTTTCGAtgatggtaataattatttattatttattatcctaataataattcaagttaaattggagccgattgaatttaaatttcaatatatttatttcatgcaTAGTTTTATTAACTTGAAATGGTACTTAAAATTCAATCTCTTGCTTGTTGATGTAATTCGTAACTATCGTCAGAGATGTATAAAAGagaatattcaattatttattgtagtGATGCGAGGTTTGAAACGAGCGCAGACGAAAGACTATAAAATGAAGTTAAAAGGATAAAAGACTGAGAGAAAACGATTAAGAGAAGGATATAAAATGCACAACAAGATAAAATGACCGGCGGCTGAGTTTCAAATTATTGGACAACTCAGTCGTGACTTTTAGTGTCGTCTCCGTTTTCGTAGTAGTAATTTCTTCAATTCCATTTGTCACGAGCCTGCGGTTGTAAGCTAAATTGTCATCccacaaaatgaaatttcccGAGGGCGGTGACGAAGTGtgcctattattttttttattcatatacgCCAATCAGCGACCAAGAATATCACTATAagctaaaataaaaagtttaaattataataaacgtAACCGCAAAACTTCGAGGGATGATAATAGACCGTGtgttttagtaaataaatttttaaatttactagaataaatgagaagaaaaagtaaatgaaatatataataaatgtttctttttgttttaccTGTCGCTGAAAACAAGCGGAGGAGGACCCGAGTCAGCTTTGAACAGCAGACACTTGTCAATGAGATTCGCAAGATATTGGATAGGATTGTCCGGCTCATCGATTAGTAAATGAGTGATCAGATAGTTGCTGAGCTCAAAGATTTTATGGTCGGTCAAGTAGTCTTGAGCTTGATATCGAGCACTCCTGATTATctgtacagaaaaaaaaataaatggctAAAGAAACTCATCAAAGTCTCATCATATCGACAgagtattttttgtttatgttttTGTTCAAGAGTAAGGAATGCGGGGAATATAACTAGAGAGTAAAGCAGACTACGAGAAACAAGAAACCGCGATTGCGTGTCAAGCACCACTAAGTCTGGTATTTTAGGAACGCGTTAATCTCTTCTAGACTAAAGTTTTTGTCGATTTTTGGTAGTAAATGGCCGTTTCGTGTCCTAGTCCATTCAGTGAAAGCTGGCTTAAGCcgaaatacaataaaaaactaatgatgataataataaattataaagactGAGATTCATGGCCCGAAAATACTACGTTGCCTCGGGCAATTTGCGGGGGCTGTGTACGAAAATCACTTTTAAACGTTCTGAATTCCTTAAAAATTAGACTTATTCATCGGTAAACTTGTCTGTATAATGCCAGTGGTGAAACCATAAAGCGACCTTACTAGTGTATAGTCTAGACCCCGGAGAAAGGATAATCGCGGGGGCGCCTAAGGCTTAGCTCCAGGAATTTTTCGAAACaaacttgaatttatttaccagCATACTTTAAACTTTCAAAGAGGCGCAAAGTTGGTCTTCTTGTGAGCTTGTCTTCTGTACTTCCAAAGCAGGACATAACCCCAGGACTCATAAACTTTCTTTAAACAACTACTTGAAGGCGATTTAAATCCCATCGGAAGACTAAAAGATGAATAGTGTGTTGCTAAAACTGATGAGTAACGATGTCTTACTGCCTCAAGTCAGCCAGTGGATCTGACTCTCACTCGAGTGAGGACTGGTAAGAATTTTCTCTTAACAAAATAATGGGCCTTGGAGCGTTGGAACGTTACACGGTCATAGACTCCCTGGATTTTACCGTAATGTCTCACATCAGCTTACACCAAGTACCGTGGGTATGTCTGCGTGCGTGGATCTGACAGACGTAAGCTAGCTGGTGTAACCTCCTATACTACTACCAACTACCTTCTTAGAGATAAGTGTGCATTGCTTCTTAGACTTGCCGTATAACGAGCTATACATGTACACTATGATTAGCGAAAAAGGTATAGCTGCGAAGCGTTGCATTCAAAACACGGTATGCACCTTTCATTATCCTTCTTCATCTCCGTCATGAAATAATGATCCCCGTGAATACGTTTCATGATCAATAGCACCCAAGATTAAACACCTATACATGCCGTAGTCAGCCAGCATTTAATATTTGAGATAAGAGCAAACATCAGaggaaatgataaaaaaaaaaacatacatataATCGTAAATCGATGAATCATTTTAATCGGAACTATTGACGCCCGTATGCATGGAAAAGACATCCGTAAAAGGACGCATGTATGTTCAAAAGAGCTGAAAATTATGTATGGTAGAGTACTGGGCCCTTACGTGCTGTACGCAAAGTCGAGGGTCATAATGTACTGGAGGGGTTCTGGCCACGTGTCGTCCACGCGAGAAGGGCAACTCCCTCTGTACAAACTCGCCAGGAGTCGAATATGACGCTTTGCAACCGTGGGAAGTTTTATGTTGGTCTGCTAATATAAATCGAGAAATATGAGTTTGTGCGTCTTAGCGTAACATCACGGCCTTGATCGTTTTATAGTTTAGACTTAAACatctacaaaatttaaaaccatagcatgaaaaattaataaacagcaGCACCTggagaatatatttttaaaatgggaataaaaaatataaaattttgtaaacaaaGTTATAGGGCAGTCATACCATAGTATGGTGAACGGTACTCTCTTAGGGTCTCACACAGAAATGTGCATTGCAAAGTAGAGTAGATATAGAGGGtgactattattaaaaatcccACTAGTGCGTATAAAGGATAAGAGCAAAGTTAAAATGAATAGAAACGTATGCACGCGATATACAGACGTCCCTTTCCCTTGTAATTGTATTGCGACGCCGTTGAGTCTCCGGTGGACGTGTGACTAGGATGTACGTCTGTGTCTGTGGGAAACTTTTTAGTTTCACataatatgtatacatatatatagtaccCGAAGCAATAATAAACATGGGGGAAACGGTGTATATGCCTCCGCTACTTgttgttttcttttattagTTGGATGCCCACCCTATGGCCTGGCAACCTACTTACcgggtcaaaatatatgtagtaGCGTGTatcgtatttttaaaagtagtttATATAGTCACAAGTCACACCAAGTGGCTGATTAATGTGTGGTTATTACGGCGCCATGGTTGTATACCGCGTATCCAAAGACACTTGCGTgggagattttaaaaaaattaagtaccCACGACAgcttgatgaaaaaaattttaaaataagttaagTAAAGTCGGGTATCTTTGATACGAGGCTCttatattatgagtaaaaaGAGTATGAGATATATAGTAGCAGTGTACATACTGCAGATGGAATGTCATTGTATAATGATTTAAAGTCGGTGGATAAATTTCCAGATGGGAGTTGTGTAAAGATGTAAGATAAAGAACAGGAGATACATCTTTTACCTCTGGACGAGAATCACAACCGTCGATCTGACTGTTCTCGCCTGATGCTATTGAGCCTTTGGATAACTGAGGCTCCGAGGCTTCCGCGTAATTTGGAGTCTCGGGCGGTGCTTTTGATTTGTCTTTACCGCCACTAGCTTCCTGGCCactcattatatttatttattttcgccGCCAAGGGTCGTGTCACGGTTCCGCTGGGTTTTATATTTTGAGGGTTTTCACAATagactcttaaaaaaataaaaaaaaaataataacaaatgcCAACGCATTACGCGTTTGTTTCCACAAATATT
The sequence above is drawn from the Microplitis demolitor isolate Queensland-Clemson2020A chromosome 3, iyMicDemo2.1a, whole genome shotgun sequence genome and encodes:
- the LOC103580726 gene encoding meteorin-like protein, with product MMPGIIFLSSILIVIFAAAISAAPTHGHAIVPAADQCDWTGSGGGGRGVRPVYLRCSRGTVSWRYPRGALRVVLSGGNDGRSFRGCVKASGPARVYLEGKGTLRLVYAPGDGKHEALHRCFHSRGQLAALYVEADETTPARGTVKLRYDLELEHVDNVGRNVRRDEEAECRPCTKEELAETYCKSDLVARGTVSAVEKRPDLNAAEIILRVTKTLRRVEETEDNEIDSGDLRLQREIRVRLPTACDARHGQGEFVIMAKKRLGDLTLACAPRLEAWAEAVRELQSAPCFLKS